A single Cupriavidus sp. D39 DNA region contains:
- a CDS encoding alpha/beta fold hydrolase, with protein MEQNHQAQAPQPAAELLRALDTGFTERRIAAARDGAQLAYRCGGNRGPVVVLLHGISSGAASWLPCASLLAAHARVIAWDAPGYGNSQALPIAAPKAADYAQRLQDLMHALDVRPDVIVGHSLGALMAAAYVAEAGPELLPVQLLLLSPAQGYGGPGKEGKARDVARQRLDALAALGVEGLAERGPGRLLSAAASADAQAWVRWNMRRLDPDGYRQAVAMLCGDAIDDYLGRRGQGVSVRVGCGALDVVTPPPGCAALAERFALPFELVPDAGHACYVEQAGRVAQWIRHGLAVA; from the coding sequence ATGGAACAAAATCATCAAGCGCAGGCACCCCAGCCGGCTGCCGAGTTGCTCCGCGCACTCGATACCGGCTTCACCGAGCGGCGCATTGCCGCCGCTCGCGACGGCGCGCAGCTCGCTTACCGGTGCGGCGGCAACCGCGGGCCTGTCGTGGTGCTGCTGCATGGCATCAGTTCCGGCGCGGCCTCCTGGCTGCCGTGCGCAAGCCTGCTGGCGGCACACGCCCGCGTGATCGCGTGGGACGCGCCCGGCTATGGCAATTCGCAGGCCCTGCCCATCGCGGCGCCCAAGGCTGCCGACTACGCGCAGCGCCTGCAGGACCTGATGCACGCCCTGGACGTACGGCCCGATGTGATCGTGGGGCACTCGCTCGGCGCGCTGATGGCGGCCGCCTATGTGGCCGAGGCAGGGCCGGAATTGCTGCCCGTGCAGTTGCTGCTGCTTAGCCCGGCGCAGGGATACGGCGGCCCCGGCAAGGAGGGCAAGGCACGGGATGTGGCGCGCCAGCGGCTCGATGCGCTCGCGGCCCTGGGCGTGGAAGGCCTGGCCGAGCGGGGTCCCGGCCGCCTGCTGAGCGCCGCGGCCAGCGCCGATGCGCAGGCCTGGGTGCGCTGGAATATGCGTCGCCTGGATCCGGACGGCTACCGGCAGGCGGTGGCGATGCTGTGCGGCGATGCCATTGACGATTACCTCGGGCGCCGGGGGCAGGGCGTCAGTGTGCGGGTCGGATGCGGCGCGCTGGACGTCGTGACGCCGCCGCCCGGGTGCGCGGCGCTGGCGGAGCGCTTCGCCTTGCCGTTCGAGCTGGTCCCGGATGCCGGGCATGCCTGCTATGTGGAGCAGGCCGGCCGGGTCGCGCAGTGGATTCGCCACGGGCTTGCCGTGGCTTAA
- a CDS encoding porin: MKLGRIALAALAAAVPMLASAQSTVTLYGVVDTGVEYVNNVGAAKDNVFRVNTLTATVPSRWGIRGTEDLGGGLKSLFVLESGFAPDSGTSNQGGRLFGRQALVGLSGPWGQVALGRQYTMLFWATLDPDILGPNVYGSGSLDSYLPNARADNAISYKGTFGGFTLGATYSMGRDTVNAGPSPAGTNCAGENAADSKQCREWSAMLQYDNKWWGVAAAYDSLRGGPGAFGGLTKSSLTDDRLSLNGYVLLSKTKMGLGVIRRDNDGSPTPRSDLWYAGLAYDITPAFTLAGQVYYLKYHNSANKAMLYALRGTYAFSKRTSVYATAGFIDNGGQLALSVSGAQTGSNPKPGGNQLGTMIGIKHTF; the protein is encoded by the coding sequence ATGAAACTTGGACGGATTGCACTGGCTGCCCTTGCAGCAGCAGTACCCATGCTGGCCTCGGCCCAATCGACGGTGACGCTGTATGGCGTCGTCGATACCGGCGTCGAGTATGTGAACAATGTTGGCGCGGCGAAGGACAACGTGTTCCGCGTGAACACCCTGACGGCCACGGTGCCGTCGCGCTGGGGCATCCGCGGCACGGAAGATCTCGGCGGCGGGCTAAAGAGCCTGTTCGTGCTCGAATCCGGCTTCGCCCCCGATTCCGGCACCTCCAACCAGGGCGGACGGCTGTTCGGCCGGCAAGCCTTGGTTGGGCTCTCCGGGCCCTGGGGCCAGGTCGCCCTGGGCCGCCAGTACACCATGCTCTTCTGGGCCACGCTGGATCCGGATATTCTCGGGCCCAACGTGTACGGCTCCGGCTCCCTCGACAGCTACCTGCCGAATGCCCGCGCCGACAACGCCATCTCCTACAAGGGCACGTTCGGCGGCTTCACGCTGGGCGCCACCTATAGCATGGGCCGCGACACGGTAAACGCGGGCCCGAGCCCGGCCGGCACCAACTGCGCGGGCGAGAATGCGGCCGACAGCAAGCAATGCCGCGAATGGTCGGCCATGCTCCAGTACGACAACAAGTGGTGGGGCGTGGCCGCGGCCTATGACTCGCTGCGTGGCGGGCCTGGCGCGTTTGGCGGCCTGACCAAAAGCAGCCTGACGGACGACCGGCTCTCGCTCAACGGCTACGTGCTCCTGTCCAAGACCAAGATGGGCCTGGGCGTGATCCGCCGCGACAATGACGGCAGCCCGACGCCGCGCAGCGACCTCTGGTACGCGGGCCTGGCGTATGACATCACGCCCGCGTTCACGCTGGCCGGCCAGGTCTACTACCTCAAGTACCACAACAGCGCCAACAAGGCGATGCTGTACGCGCTGCGTGGCACCTACGCCTTCTCCAAGCGCACCTCCGTGTACGCCACGGCTGGCTTCATCGACAACGGCGGCCAACTCGCCCTGTCGGTCAGCGGCGCCCAGACGGGTTCCAACCCGAAGCCGGGCGGCAACCAGCTGGGCACGATGATCGGAATCAAGCACACGTTCTAA
- a CDS encoding NADH:flavin oxidoreductase/NADH oxidase, with protein sequence MSESQLFQPFSIGNLRLENRIVIAPMCQYSAEEGSAADWHMIHLGQLALSGAAMLIIEASAVSPEGRITPGDLGLYSDANEAALGKVIKAVRAHSPIALAIQLAHAGRKASSHAPWEGGSQIRPDQPLGWKTLAPSAVPHAEGEDAPMALDRAGMDRVRDDFVAAAIRAARLGLDGIELHMAHGYLLHQFLSPLANKRDDEYGGSLENRMRFPIEVFDAVRAAFPADKPVWARISATDWVPGGWDIEGTIALSNALKARGCAAIHVTTGGVSPAQAIKLGPGYQVPYAQRVKAEVGLPTIAVGLITEPEQAEAIIANGEADAVSLARAMLYDPRWPWHAAAKLGAQVHAPKQYWRSQPREYKDLFIDASFGQR encoded by the coding sequence ATGAGTGAAAGTCAGTTATTCCAACCCTTTTCGATTGGCAATCTTCGGCTGGAAAACCGCATCGTGATCGCGCCCATGTGCCAGTACTCGGCCGAGGAAGGCTCGGCGGCGGACTGGCACATGATCCACCTCGGCCAGCTCGCGTTGTCCGGCGCCGCGATGCTGATCATCGAGGCGTCGGCCGTGTCGCCGGAAGGGCGCATCACGCCGGGAGATCTCGGCCTGTACTCGGATGCGAACGAGGCAGCGCTCGGCAAGGTGATCAAGGCAGTCAGGGCGCATTCGCCGATTGCGCTGGCGATACAGCTGGCGCATGCCGGGCGCAAGGCATCGAGCCACGCCCCGTGGGAGGGCGGCAGCCAGATCCGGCCGGACCAGCCGCTGGGCTGGAAGACGTTGGCGCCATCCGCCGTGCCGCATGCCGAGGGCGAGGACGCGCCGATGGCGCTGGACCGCGCGGGCATGGACCGCGTGCGGGACGATTTCGTGGCCGCGGCCATCCGCGCGGCACGCCTCGGGCTCGATGGCATCGAGCTCCACATGGCGCATGGCTACCTGCTGCATCAGTTCCTGTCGCCGCTGGCGAACAAGCGCGATGACGAATACGGCGGCAGCCTGGAGAACCGCATGCGGTTTCCCATCGAGGTGTTCGACGCCGTGCGCGCGGCATTTCCCGCGGACAAGCCGGTCTGGGCCCGCATCTCGGCCACCGACTGGGTGCCCGGCGGATGGGATATCGAAGGCACGATCGCGCTGTCGAACGCGCTCAAGGCACGTGGCTGCGCGGCCATCCATGTGACCACCGGCGGCGTTTCGCCGGCGCAGGCGATCAAGCTGGGTCCGGGCTACCAGGTGCCTTACGCGCAGCGGGTCAAGGCAGAGGTGGGCTTGCCGACCATCGCTGTGGGGCTTATCACCGAGCCGGAGCAGGCGGAAGCCATCATTGCCAACGGCGAAGCCGATGCGGTGTCGCTGGCGCGCGCCATGCTCTACGATCCGCGCTGGCCGTGGCATGCGGCGGCCAAGCTTGGCGCGCAGGTGCATGCGCCGAAGCAATACTGGCGCTCGCAGCCGCGCGAGTACAAGGACCTGTTCATCGATGCCAGTTTCGGGCAGCGCTAG
- a CDS encoding YbfB/YjiJ family MFS transporter, with protein sequence MSEHTATLPGPTASTLDARALYATLAGLCASLVAIGLARFAYTPLIPPLIHAHWFTSSQAVTLGAANFAGYLAGALLGRPIATALSNRNALRLLMVIASAAFFACAYPLSVSWFFVWRFASGVSGGAIMVLVATTILPHIPAARRGFASGMIFLGLGLGIAASGTIIPRLLQLGLKDTWIGLGVFAAMLTAVSWFGWPGGAPAAPAVPASSVNARPAKREDTAMRVLYGQYAANALGLVPAMVLLVDYVARGLGRGAEIGAGYWVLYGVAAIAGPLVCGNVADRIGFGPAYRLALLMQAIAVGTLALSGNPILVGVATVVLGLFTPGIVPLVLGRIHEMVPHDHAEQRAAWSRATTAFALFQALGGYGYSYLFTLSHNNYALIFLCGATALGLALIADLVTRRAPLAVAAH encoded by the coding sequence ATGTCCGAGCACACCGCAACGCTCCCCGGTCCCACGGCATCCACACTCGATGCCCGCGCCTTGTACGCCACCCTTGCCGGCCTGTGCGCAAGCCTGGTCGCCATCGGCCTGGCGCGCTTCGCCTACACGCCGTTGATCCCGCCGCTGATCCACGCGCACTGGTTCACGTCATCGCAGGCGGTGACGCTGGGCGCCGCAAACTTTGCCGGCTACCTCGCCGGCGCGCTGCTTGGCCGTCCGATCGCCACGGCGCTGTCGAACCGTAACGCGCTGCGCCTGTTGATGGTGATCGCCTCCGCCGCGTTCTTCGCCTGCGCGTATCCGCTGTCGGTGAGCTGGTTCTTTGTCTGGCGCTTTGCCTCCGGCGTGTCCGGCGGCGCCATCATGGTGCTGGTAGCCACCACGATCCTGCCGCATATCCCGGCCGCCCGGCGCGGCTTTGCCAGCGGCATGATCTTCCTGGGGCTCGGGCTGGGCATTGCTGCCTCCGGCACCATCATTCCCAGGTTGTTGCAACTGGGCTTGAAGGACACGTGGATTGGCCTGGGCGTGTTCGCGGCCATGCTCACCGCGGTGAGCTGGTTTGGCTGGCCGGGCGGGGCACCGGCGGCGCCGGCAGTGCCAGCGTCCAGCGTGAATGCGCGGCCGGCCAAGCGCGAGGACACCGCCATGCGCGTGTTGTACGGCCAGTACGCCGCGAACGCGCTGGGCCTGGTGCCCGCCATGGTGCTGCTGGTCGACTATGTGGCGCGCGGCCTCGGCCGGGGCGCAGAGATCGGCGCCGGCTACTGGGTCCTGTATGGTGTCGCGGCCATCGCCGGCCCCCTGGTGTGCGGCAACGTGGCCGACCGTATTGGCTTTGGCCCGGCCTATCGCCTCGCGTTGCTGATGCAGGCAATTGCCGTGGGTACGCTTGCCTTGTCGGGCAACCCGATCCTGGTCGGCGTCGCCACCGTGGTCCTGGGCCTGTTTACGCCCGGCATCGTGCCGCTCGTGCTTGGGCGCATCCACGAGATGGTGCCGCACGACCATGCCGAGCAGCGCGCCGCGTGGAGCCGCGCCACCACGGCCTTCGCGCTGTTCCAGGCGCTTGGCGGCTACGGCTACTCGTACCTGTTCACGCTGTCCCACAACAACTACGCGCTGATCTTCCTGTGCGGCGCCACGGCGCTGGGCCTGGCGTTGATTGCCGATCTCGTCACCCGGCGCGCGCCGCTCGCGGTGGCTGCGCACTGA
- a CDS encoding TetR/AcrR family transcriptional regulator, whose protein sequence is MARPREFNEQQVLEAAGDAFWANGFEATSTRDLVKCTGLTQPSLYNAFGDKRGLFLRALEHYLEHTLRERITRLESSQSPGHAITAFFGEIIERSVADVRHRGCMLVNAAVESTPGDEACRKGIADELTQIQNFFQRCMQAGQASGEIPVILPAADAAAHLLAVLLGVRVLARVRPERALLTGPVAPALSLLGLPQLPDGPRSA, encoded by the coding sequence ATGGCGCGACCACGCGAATTCAATGAACAGCAGGTGCTGGAGGCCGCGGGAGACGCGTTCTGGGCCAATGGCTTCGAGGCCACATCCACCCGGGATCTCGTCAAATGCACGGGTCTAACCCAGCCCAGCCTGTATAACGCCTTCGGCGACAAGCGCGGCTTGTTCCTGCGCGCGCTGGAGCACTACCTCGAGCACACCTTGCGTGAGCGCATCACCCGGCTGGAGTCCTCGCAATCGCCCGGCCACGCGATTACGGCATTCTTTGGCGAGATCATCGAGCGCTCGGTCGCGGACGTACGGCACCGCGGCTGCATGCTGGTCAATGCCGCCGTGGAGTCCACACCCGGCGACGAAGCCTGCCGGAAAGGCATCGCCGACGAACTCACACAGATCCAGAACTTTTTCCAGCGCTGCATGCAAGCGGGGCAGGCGAGCGGCGAGATCCCCGTGATATTGCCGGCGGCGGACGCGGCCGCGCATCTGCTAGCGGTGTTGCTCGGCGTGCGGGTCCTGGCCCGGGTCCGCCCGGAACGCGCGCTGCTGACGGGGCCCGTCGCGCCGGCGCTAAGCCTGCTTGGCCTGCCGCAGTTGCCCGACGGGCCACGCTCGGCATGA
- the waaC gene encoding lipopolysaccharide heptosyltransferase I — protein MKRILLIKITSLGDMVHTLPLVSDLRRAYPEAKIDWVADASCADIPRWAVGVDRVIAPPLRGFKKSRSWADLRAIFGALWALRREKYDVVVDVHGVYKSAIVAWLARSSRRLGYAAEYLGEARAVFAYTQIFGPHGDATARHKMRMVVANALGYPLDPVEHYALRVPAPAAPLNVDGVPRAMLFHATSVEAKKWPAQRWISVGRTLTESGYKIQLPWGSPSEREQSEALAAEIPGAEVLPRMTITECAQRVDAAALVVGTDTGFVHLADALGKPSVMLFTVTDSEHFGINTPGQSVSVGARGVVPEIADVLAAIDLVTGGRSRPQLASASLG, from the coding sequence ATGAAACGCATTCTCCTCATCAAGATCACCTCGCTGGGCGATATGGTGCACACGCTGCCGTTGGTGTCCGACCTGCGGCGCGCCTATCCCGAGGCCAAGATCGACTGGGTGGCCGATGCGTCGTGTGCCGATATTCCGCGCTGGGCCGTGGGCGTGGATCGCGTGATCGCGCCGCCGCTGCGCGGTTTCAAGAAATCCCGCAGCTGGGCCGACCTGCGTGCCATCTTTGGCGCGCTGTGGGCATTGCGCCGCGAGAAGTACGATGTGGTGGTGGACGTGCACGGCGTATACAAGAGCGCCATCGTGGCCTGGCTGGCGCGCTCCAGCCGGCGCCTGGGCTACGCCGCCGAGTACCTTGGCGAGGCGCGTGCCGTGTTCGCCTACACGCAGATCTTCGGGCCGCATGGCGACGCTACCGCGCGCCACAAGATGCGCATGGTGGTGGCCAACGCGCTCGGCTATCCGCTGGATCCCGTCGAGCATTACGCGCTGCGCGTGCCCGCGCCCGCCGCGCCGCTCAACGTCGATGGCGTGCCGCGCGCGATGCTGTTTCACGCGACCTCCGTCGAGGCCAAGAAATGGCCCGCGCAGCGCTGGATCTCGGTCGGCCGCACGCTCACCGAGAGCGGCTACAAGATCCAGTTGCCCTGGGGCTCGCCCTCCGAGCGCGAGCAATCCGAAGCCTTGGCAGCGGAGATTCCCGGCGCCGAAGTCTTGCCGCGCATGACCATCACCGAATGCGCGCAGCGCGTGGACGCCGCCGCGCTGGTCGTTGGCACCGATACCGGCTTCGTGCACCTGGCCGATGCGCTGGGCAAGCCGTCTGTGATGCTGTTCACAGTCACCGACAGCGAGCATTTCGGCATCAACACCCCGGGGCAGTCCGTCTCCGTGGGCGCCCGCGGCGTGGTACCTGAGATCGCGGACGTGCTCGCCGCGATCGATCTGGTCACCGGTGGCCGGTCCAGGCCGCAATTGGCGTCCGCCAGCCTGGGCTGA
- a CDS encoding cysteine hydrolase family protein, whose amino-acid sequence MATPFTLLDLAGASRLPSAWEAATLVLIDHQREYVDGKLPLVGMPGAIAACGELLALARRHGSPVVHVVHHGRAGSGGAFDPEGPYAAIIEGLEPLGGEHTVVKGLPNSFAGTTLAAMLDKLGRKELIVAGFQTHMCISATVRSALDHGYRSTVVASACATRDLPDPLGGAPLSAAEIHRNSLAALHDRFATVVASAAAWA is encoded by the coding sequence ATGGCCACACCCTTTACCCTGCTCGACCTTGCCGGCGCCAGCCGCCTTCCTTCGGCGTGGGAGGCCGCTACGCTGGTGCTGATCGACCACCAGCGCGAGTATGTTGACGGCAAGCTCCCGCTGGTGGGCATGCCCGGTGCCATCGCGGCCTGCGGCGAGCTCCTGGCGCTGGCGCGCCGCCACGGCAGCCCGGTGGTGCACGTGGTGCATCACGGGCGGGCCGGCAGCGGCGGCGCCTTCGATCCCGAGGGCCCCTATGCGGCCATCATCGAAGGGCTGGAGCCGCTTGGCGGCGAGCATACCGTGGTCAAGGGCCTGCCCAACAGCTTCGCCGGCACCACGCTGGCCGCCATGCTGGACAAGCTTGGGCGCAAGGAATTGATCGTGGCGGGCTTCCAGACGCATATGTGCATCAGCGCCACGGTGCGCTCGGCGCTCGATCATGGTTATCGCAGCACGGTGGTGGCATCGGCCTGCGCCACGCGCGACCTGCCTGACCCGCTGGGCGGGGCGCCGCTCTCGGCGGCGGAGATCCACCGTAACTCCCTGGCGGCGCTGCATGACCGCTTCGCCACCGTGGTGGCTAGCGCTGCCGCCTGGGCCTGA
- a CDS encoding LysR family transcriptional regulator: MQKRSLHWDDLLTLSTLIRTGNYSACARELEVTHATAIRRIRRLETALGKPVATRTNGAFALSAAGRSALAAAQQMESSAQRLLREVEDAGSGVSGVVSIACTAALGSHFLTPRMFGLYRAHPQLEVRLETDNRIASLARRRAHIAVRLARPQESDAIAQRAGSMGFGLYAPVRPADAGPWREQDLAAAPLCGLLDEGLALPESEWTRTLAARTGFQSNNLLAVREAIRSGLGIGLLPHYLARDDSRLALVREVPEVVREIWLAYPQEFRGASRFRPVIDWLAGELRQCP, encoded by the coding sequence GTGCAAAAACGTTCACTCCACTGGGACGACCTGCTGACCCTGTCCACGCTGATCCGCACCGGCAACTATTCGGCCTGCGCCCGCGAGCTGGAGGTCACGCACGCCACCGCGATCCGCCGCATCCGGCGGCTGGAGACAGCCCTTGGCAAGCCCGTGGCAACCCGCACCAATGGCGCGTTCGCGCTCTCGGCAGCCGGCCGCTCGGCGCTCGCCGCGGCGCAGCAGATGGAGAGTTCGGCGCAGCGCTTGCTGCGCGAAGTGGAGGATGCCGGCAGCGGTGTCTCCGGCGTGGTCAGCATCGCCTGCACCGCGGCGCTCGGCAGCCACTTCCTGACACCACGCATGTTCGGGCTCTATCGCGCGCACCCGCAACTTGAGGTCAGGCTGGAAACGGACAACCGCATCGCCAGCCTGGCGCGGCGCCGCGCCCACATCGCGGTGCGGCTGGCGCGGCCGCAGGAAAGCGACGCCATCGCGCAGCGCGCGGGCAGCATGGGCTTTGGCCTGTATGCGCCGGTACGGCCGGCCGACGCCGGCCCGTGGCGAGAGCAGGATCTCGCCGCCGCGCCATTGTGCGGGCTGCTGGACGAAGGCCTGGCGCTGCCGGAATCCGAATGGACGCGCACACTGGCAGCGCGCACGGGGTTCCAGTCGAACAACCTGCTGGCCGTGCGCGAGGCGATTCGCAGCGGCCTGGGCATCGGCCTGCTGCCGCACTACCTGGCGCGGGACGATTCCCGGCTCGCGCTGGTGCGCGAGGTGCCGGAGGTGGTACGCGAGATCTGGCTGGCTTATCCGCAGGAGTTTCGCGGCGCTTCCCGGTTCCGGCCCGTGATCGACTGGCTGGCCGGGGAATTGCGGCAATGCCCGTGA
- a CDS encoding APC family permease → MDRDSPAKLDAGALGLGESVVMGVAGTAPAFSLAATTATLVATVGGLAPASLLYCGLIMFGVTLSYQQLNRLQPSAGACYTWVSEIFHPVLGFFAGWTLLVASAVFMVSGTIPAATATLLLIDPALAERPPVVTLVAAGWLLAVSVVVVKGIKLTSYTQVAMTLLEVGVLAAIVLAALLRAPLPLAHPLSLAMLSPFSFSPQLFANGALVALFFFWGWDVTANLTEETRDPAHAPGRGALMAMVIVLALFMTFVIASQAVLSDQEIRSAGTNVVFALAARLFPRPWDYLAVLAVMLSTVGTLETSILQFTRTLYAKGRDGLLHPRYAELHRTWRTPWVATAVIASFGLLLLALSAYFNSVGQIIQDSVNAIGFQVAFYYGLAGFACAWHCWREAARTPGRLLLLVLWPACSAAFLWFIGLYSIPSFDLATRVVALGGIAVGVVPLWINRRRLHAARGALRAPGP, encoded by the coding sequence ATGGATCGGGATTCACCGGCAAAGCTGGACGCAGGCGCGCTCGGGCTGGGCGAATCCGTCGTCATGGGCGTGGCGGGCACGGCGCCCGCCTTCAGCCTGGCGGCCACCACCGCCACCCTGGTCGCGACGGTGGGTGGCCTGGCGCCGGCCAGCCTGCTGTACTGCGGCCTGATCATGTTCGGCGTGACGCTGTCCTACCAGCAACTGAACCGGCTGCAGCCCAGCGCTGGCGCCTGCTACACCTGGGTCTCCGAGATCTTCCATCCGGTGCTTGGCTTCTTCGCGGGCTGGACGCTGCTGGTGGCGTCGGCGGTATTCATGGTGTCCGGCACTATTCCGGCCGCCACCGCCACCCTGCTCCTGATCGATCCGGCGCTGGCGGAGCGACCGCCCGTGGTGACGCTGGTCGCCGCAGGCTGGCTGCTGGCGGTGAGCGTCGTCGTGGTCAAGGGGATCAAGCTGACCAGCTACACCCAGGTGGCGATGACGCTGCTCGAAGTCGGGGTGCTGGCAGCGATTGTGCTCGCTGCCCTGCTGCGCGCGCCGCTGCCGCTTGCCCACCCGCTCTCGCTGGCCATGCTGTCGCCATTCAGCTTTTCGCCGCAGCTGTTTGCCAATGGGGCGCTGGTTGCGCTGTTCTTCTTCTGGGGCTGGGACGTGACGGCGAACCTGACCGAGGAAACGCGCGATCCGGCGCATGCGCCCGGGCGCGGGGCATTGATGGCGATGGTCATCGTGCTGGCACTCTTCATGACCTTCGTCATCGCCAGCCAGGCTGTGCTGAGCGACCAGGAGATCCGCAGCGCCGGCACCAACGTGGTGTTTGCGCTTGCCGCGCGGCTGTTTCCGCGGCCGTGGGACTACCTGGCCGTGCTGGCCGTCATGCTCAGCACCGTTGGCACACTGGAGACCTCGATCCTGCAGTTCACCCGCACGCTCTACGCCAAAGGCCGCGATGGCCTGCTGCACCCGCGCTATGCCGAACTGCACCGCACCTGGCGCACGCCGTGGGTAGCCACCGCGGTCATCGCATCGTTTGGCTTGCTGCTGCTGGCGCTGTCCGCGTACTTCAACAGCGTGGGCCAGATCATCCAGGACTCGGTCAATGCCATCGGCTTCCAGGTGGCGTTCTACTACGGGCTGGCCGGCTTCGCCTGTGCCTGGCACTGCTGGCGCGAAGCCGCCCGGACACCCGGCAGGCTGTTGCTGCTAGTACTTTGGCCCGCTTGCAGCGCTGCGTTCCTGTGGTTCATCGGGCTGTACAGCATCCCCAGCTTCGACCTGGCCACGCGGGTGGTAGCGCTGGGCGGCATCGCGGTTGGCGTGGTGCCGCTGTGGATCAACCGACGCCGGCTGCACGCCGCGCGCGGGGCGCTCAGGGCACCGGGCCCGTGA
- a CDS encoding copper resistance protein CopQ encodes MTSNLFAKTLITAAALAAAFVAGTAQASGPKDSTFSSDKYGYEFRTTTRDAFTDGARTGKFDPFTEGARVGKADPYTDGARIVAGLDRSGVSASPSRSVDQFTDGARAGKFDPYTDGARIVAGLDRTGVSASPARSVDAYTDGARTGKFDPYTDGARIVAGLDRTGVSASPARSVDAYTDGARTGKFDVFTEGANA; translated from the coding sequence ATGACCTCGAACCTCTTCGCCAAGACCCTCATCACCGCCGCCGCCCTTGCTGCTGCCTTTGTGGCCGGCACGGCCCAGGCCTCGGGCCCCAAGGACAGCACTTTTTCCAGTGACAAGTACGGCTACGAGTTCCGCACCACCACCCGTGACGCCTTCACCGACGGTGCCCGCACCGGCAAGTTCGACCCGTTCACCGAAGGTGCGCGCGTTGGCAAGGCCGACCCGTACACGGACGGTGCCCGCATCGTGGCTGGCCTGGACCGCAGCGGCGTCTCGGCCTCGCCGTCGCGTTCCGTTGATCAGTTCACCGATGGCGCCCGTGCCGGCAAGTTCGACCCGTACACCGATGGCGCCCGTATCGTCGCCGGCCTGGATCGTACCGGCGTGTCGGCCAGCCCGGCGCGCAGCGTGGATGCCTACACGGATGGTGCACGTACTGGCAAGTTCGACCCGTACACCGATGGCGCCCGTATCGTCGCCGGCCTGGATCGTACCGGCGTGTCGGCCAGCCCGGCCCGTAGCGTGGACGCCTATACCGATGGTGCACGTACCGGCAAGTTCGATGTGTTCACCGAAGGCGCCAACGCCTGA